One window of Papaver somniferum cultivar HN1 chromosome 9, ASM357369v1, whole genome shotgun sequence genomic DNA carries:
- the LOC113313518 gene encoding D-xylose-proton symporter-like 3, chloroplastic: MAATTTASSATSSSIFLNSHTKTQFQSKPISLISFSSSNFLQKRNKNLNFQRMSLVPSRLELRKHSKVSAKKESLSSDEELQSLVPDGGASVVNQDEVFSWTSVILPFLFPALGGLLFGYDIGATSGATISLQSPELSGTTWFDLSSIQLGLVVSGSLYGALIGSVLVYPIADFLGRRRELIIAAMLYALGGLTTGLAPDLNVLILGRLLYGLGIGLAMHGAPLYIAETCPSQIRGTLISMKELMIVLGILLGYLAGSVEIDAVGGWRYMFGFSAPVALLMGLGMWSLPASPRWLLLRAVQGKASLQEYKEKAIAGLSRLRGRPAGDKVSEKQVEETLVSLKEAYADEASEGSFWEVFQGPSLKAFTIGGGLVLFQQITGQPSVLYYAGSILQTAGFAAASDAARVSVVIGLFKFLMTGVAVLKVDDLGRRPLLIGGVTGITASLLFLSAYYKILQGYPLVAVAALLLYVGCYQISFGPISWLMVSEIFPIRTRGRGISLAVLTNFGANALVTFAFSPLKEALGADNLFLLFAGIALVSLLFVIFVVPETKGLSLEEIESKILK; the protein is encoded by the exons ATGGCTGCTACTACTACTGCaagctctgcaacttcatcatcaatTTTCCTCAATTCACATACGAAAACACAATTTCAATCAAAACCCATAAGTTTAATAAGCTTCTCATCTTCTAATTTCTTACAGAAGAGGAATAAAAATCTGAATTTCCAGAGAATGTCTTTGGTTCCATCAAGATTGGAGCTCAGGAAACATTCAAAG GTGAGTGCAAAGAAAGAGAGTTTATCATCAGATGAGGAACTCCAGTCTTTAGTTCCTGATGGAGGAGCTTCTGTAGTGAATCAAGATGAAGTTTTCTCTTGGACTTCTGTGATTCTACC GTTCTTATTTCCAGCTCTTGGTGGTTTGCTTTTTGGGTATGATATTGGTGCTACCTCAGGAGCTACTATCTCTTTGCAG TCACCAGAGCTTAGTGGGACAACATGGTTTGATCTATCGTCCATACAGCTTGGTCTTGTG GTAAGTGGTTCTCTATATGGAGCTCTTATCGGTTCTGTCCTCGTCTATCCCATAGCAGATTTTCTAG GAAGGAGACGTGAACTTATTATAGCTGCTATGCTATATGCGCTTGGTGGTTTAACCACTGGTTTGGCACCAGACCTTAATGTTCTCATACTAGGGAGGCTTCTCTACGGTCTTGGAATAGGTTTG GCCATGCATGGGGCTCCGCTATATATTGCTGAGACTTGTCCCTCTCAGATTCGTGGAACTCTTATATCTATGAAGGAACTCATGATAGTTCTTGGGATACTG TTGGGTTATCTTGCTGGAAGTGTTGAGATTGATGCCGTTGGAGGGTGGCGTTATATGTTTGGGTTCAGTGCTCCTGTAGCACTCTTAATGGGATTAGGCATGTGGAGTTTGCCAGCATCTCCACGCTGGTTGCTTCTCAGAGCAGTTCAGGGCAAAGCATCATTACAGGAGTACAAGGAGAAAGCAATTGCAGGACTAAGCAGACTGAGAGGTCGCCCTGCTGGTGATAAAGTATCTGAGAAACAAGTAGAAGAAACTCTGGTCTCACTGAAAGAGGCCTATGCTGATGAAGCTTCCGAAGGCAGTTTCTGGGAGGTGTTCCAAGGACCGAGTTTGAAGGCGTTCACAATTGGCGGAGGTTTAGTCCTTTTTCAGCAG ATAACAGGGCAGCCAAGTGTTTTGTACTACGCAGGGTCCATTCTTCAG ACTGCTGGATTTGCTGCTGCATCAGATGCTGCCAGAGTGTCAGTTGTAATTGGTCTATTTAAg TTCCTAATGACAGGGGTTGCTGTCCTAAAAGTTGACGATCTTGGGAGGAGACCTTTATTGATTGGAGGCGTTACTGGCATT ACAGCTTCATTGTTGTTTCTTTCAGCATATTACAAAATTCTCCAGGGGTATCCCCTTGTCGCTGTAGCTGCTCTGCTTCTTTATGTTGGCTGTTACCAG ATATCTTTTGGACCAATAAGTTGGCTAATGGTATCCGAGATCTTCCCCATTCGCACAAGAGGGCGCGGAATTAGTCTTGCTGTTCTAACAAATTTTGGTGCAAACGCTCTTGTAACATTTGCATTTTCCCCATTGAAG GAAGCATTGGGGGCAGATAATCTGTTCCTACTTTTTGCCGGTATTGCTTTAGTATCTCTTCTGTTCGTAATCTTCGTCGTGCCGGAGACAAAAGGTTTGAGCCTGGAGGAAATTGAATCAAAGATTTTGAAGTGA